Proteins from a single region of Pangasianodon hypophthalmus isolate fPanHyp1 chromosome 7, fPanHyp1.pri, whole genome shotgun sequence:
- the mtmr7a gene encoding myotubularin-related protein 7a, protein MEHIRLPKVEKVQLVDRGSSHRARAGTLYLTAFHTVFVENEAEDPSELWVLHSLVCNIKKQSPTTLGCPLLIQCKNFQLIQLIIPQESDCNDVFMSLLRLSRAERYEDLYCFSFKPNFNKAERDKNWNFIDLKAEYSRMGVPNKLWHVTSINREYRVCDTYPADLFVPKSATLPVIIGSSKFRSRGRFPTLSYYCKETQATICRSSQPLSGFSARCLEDEQMLEAIMKSNPSSRFMYVVDTRPKLNAMANRATGKGYENEDNYTNIKFQFIGIENIHVMRNSQQKLIEVSDLCSSSMGEFLSGLENSDWLKHIRSILAAGIFVARAVAEEGISVLIHCSDGWDRTAQVCSVANVLLDPYYRTLKGFMVLIEKDWVSFGHKFSHRYSHLNGDPKEVSPVIDQFLECVWQLMEQFPCAFEYNERFLISIHSHINSCHYGNFICNSEKERKHLCIREKTHSIWPHLWKNKQEYVNPLFRPDHSQTQGVLHPITTPYCFKFWRGLYNQFDRGLHPRQSALECLVSVKQETQQLEEVLAICEQKLAALAKEPLKDLCVKKHVPVYISLANRPQDYNGGFFGADPKVLSLFGDTPKSSDQELREAHFKCHSSSNGNVFSNKDGVKEPDSDKSAFNAA, encoded by the exons GTGCTGCATAGTCTGGTGTGTAATATTAAGAAACAAAGCCCTACTACTTTGGGATGCCCACTTCTCATTCAATGCAAGAACTTCCAGCTTATTCAACTCATCATCCCACAAGAGAGCGACTGCAATGATGTTTTTATGTCACTCTTACGACTCTCCCGGGCAG aGCGATACGAGGACctatattgtttttctttcaagcCTAATTTCAACAAGGCCGAGAGGGACAAAAATTGGAACTTTATAGACCTGAAGGCTGAATACAGTCGAATGGGAGTGCCAAATAAACTATGGCATGTCACCTCTATCAACCGAGAATACAGG GTGTGTGACACTTACCCCGCTGACCTGTTTGTGCCTAAATCAGCCACACTCCCTGTCATTATAGGGAGCTCCAAGTTTCGCAGCAGGGGCCGATTTCCTACATTGTCATACTACTGCAAAGAAACTCAA GCAACCATATGTCGCAGCAGCCAGCCTCTGTCAGGCTTCAGTGCCCGCTGTTTAGAAGACGAACAGATGCTAGAGGCCATCATGAAGTCCAACCCCAGCAGCCGATTCATGTATGTTGTGGACACCAGACCCAAG ctaaatGCAATGGCAAACCGGGCTACAGGAAAGGGCTATGAAAACGAGGATAACTACACCAATATAAAATTTCAGTTCATCGGCATTGAAAATATCCACGTGATGAGGAACAGTCAGCAGAAACTGATTGAAG TGTCTGATCTTTGTTCCTCATCCATGGGGGAATTCCTTTCGGGCCTGGAAAATTCAGACTGgttaaaacacatcagatcaATATTGGCAGCTGGAATCTTTGTCGCCAGG gctgtGGCAGAGGAAGGCATCAGCGTCTTAATCCATTGCTCTGACGGTTGGGATCGGACAGCTCAAGTGTGCTCCGTAGCCAATGTGCTTCTTGATCCTTACTACAGGACTCTTAAGGGATTCATG GTGTTGATTGAGAAAGACTGGGTTTCATTTGGACACAAGTTTTCTCATAG GTACAGCCACCTAAACGGAGACCCCAAAGAAGTGTCGCCTGTTATTGACCAGTTCTTagagtgtgtgtggcagcttATGGAGCAGTTTCCCTGTGCCTTCGAATACAATGAGAGATTCCTTATCAGCATCCACAGTCACATTAATTCGTGTCATTACGGCAACTTCATTTGCAAcagtgaaaaagagaggaaacaTCTATG CATTAGAGAGAAGACTCACTCCATCTGGCCTCATTTGTGGAAGAATAAGCAGGAGTATGTGAACCCTCTGTTCAGACCAGACCACAGTCAGACCCAAGGAGTTCTACATCCCATTACTACCCCCTACTGTTTCAA GTTCTGGAGGGGTTTGTACAATCAGTTTGACCGAGGTTTGCATCCCCGTCAGTCTGCGCTCGAGTGCCTAGTGTCTGTGAAACAGGAAACTCAGCAGCTAGAAGAAGTTCTGGCCATTTGTGAGCAG AAACTGGCTGCATTGGCTAAGGAGCCACTGAAAGACCTCTGTGTGAAAAAGCATGTGCCAGTGTACATAAGCCTAGCCAACAGACCTCAGGACTACAATGGAGGATTTTTTGGCGCTGACCCTAAAGTTCTCAGCCTGTTTGGAGATACACCAAAAAGCTCAGACCAGGAGTTAAGAGAGGCTCACTTCAAGTGTCATTCCTCAAGCAATGGCAACGTATTTTCAAATAAGGATGGAGTCAAGGAACCTGACTCCGACAAATCTGCCTTCAATGCTGCCTAA